In one window of Ptiloglossa arizonensis isolate GNS036 chromosome 5, iyPtiAriz1_principal, whole genome shotgun sequence DNA:
- the Actn gene encoding alpha actinin isoform X2 translates to MNDMEAYGDGYMEPEEEWERDGLLDPAWEKQQKKTFTAWCNSHLRKAGTAIESIEDDFRNGLKLMLLLEVISGETLPRPDRGKMRFHKIANVNKALDYIASKGVKLVSIGAEEIVDGNLKMTLGMIWTIILRFAIQDISVEEMTAKEGLLLWCQRKTAPYKNVNVQNFHLSFKDGLAFCALIHRHRPDLIDYNKLSKDNPLENLNTAFDVAEKYLDIPRMLDPDDMRNTPKTDERAVMTYVSSYYHCFSGAQKAETAANRICKVLKVNQENERLMEEYERLASDLLEWIRRTMPWLASRQTDNSLAGCQKKLEEYRTYRRKHKPPRVEQKAKLETNFNTLQTKLRLSNRPAYMPTEGKMVSDINKAWKGLELAEKSFEEWLLSEMMRLERLEHLAQKFKHKADAHEEWTAGKEEMLTSQHFRQCKLNELKALKKKHEAFESDLAAHQDRVEQIAAIAQELNTLEYHDSASVNARCQRICDQWDRLGTLTQRRRQALDEAERILEKIDVLHLEFAKRAAPFNNWLDGTREDLVDMFIVHTMEEIQGLMDAHAAFKATLGEADKEYNSIVGLVREVESIVKQFQIPGGLENPYTTLTALDLTKKWSDVRQLVPQRDGTLQAELRKQQNNELLRRQFAEKANAVGPWIERQLDAVTAIGLGLQGTLEDQLHRLKEYEQAVYQYKAHLEELEKIHQAIQEGMIFENRYTQYTMETLRVGWEQLLTSINRNINEVENQILTRDSKGITQEQLNEFRSSFNHFDKNRTGRLAPDEFKSCLVSLGYSVGKDRQGDIDFQRILAIVDPNNSGYVHFDAFLDFMTRESTDTDTAEQVIDSFRILAGDKPYILADELRRELPPDQAEYCIQRMPPYKGPNASPGALDYRSFSTALYGESDL, encoded by the exons ACATTCACAGCATGGTGTAATTCTCATCTACGTAAAGCAGGAACCGCCATCGAATCCATTGAGGATGATTTTAGAAATGGGTTGAAGTTGATGTTATTGCTTGAGGTAATTTCAGGCGAAACTCTTCCAAGACCGGACAGAGGCAAAATGAGATTCCACAAGATCGCTAATGTGAACAAAGCTCTTGATTATATTGCCAGTAAAGGTGTTAAACTGGTTTCTATAGGAGCAGAGG AAATCGTGGATGGCAACCTGAAGATGACATTGGGTATGATCTGGACTATAATTCTGAGATTCGCTATCCAAGACATTTCTGTGGAAGAAATGACTGCTAAGGAGGGTCTCCTTTTATGGTGCCAACGCAAGACAGCGCCGTACAAGAACGTCAATGTTCAGAACTTCCATCTTTCGTTCAAGGATGGTTTGGCGTTCTGTGCCCTCATTCACCGTCATCGTCCTGATCTGATCGATTACAATAAACTTAGCAAGGACAATCCTCTAGAGAATTTGAACACTGCCTTCGATGTTGCTGAGAAATATCTTGACATTCCTCGCATGTTAGATCCCGATG ATATGCGAAATACACCAAAGACTGATGAGAGGGCTGTGATGACCTACGTTTCCTCGTACTACCACTGTTTTAGCGGTGCACAAAAG GCAGAGACAGCTGCGAATAGAATTTGCAAAGTTCTGAAAGTGAATCAAGAAAATGAAAGGCTCATGGAAGAGTACGAACGCTTGGCATCCGATTTACTGGAATGGATAAGACGAACTATGCCCTGGCTGGCCAGTCGTCAAACTGATAATTCCCTTGCCGGTTGTCAGAAGAAATTGGAAGAATATAGAACGTATCGTCGAAAGCATAAGCCACCGCGCGTTGAGCAGAAGgctaaactcgaaacgaatttcaatACTTTACAAACGAAATTGAGACTGAGCAATCGACCCGCGTATATGCCAACCGAAGGAAAAATGGTCTCGGATATTAATAAAGCTTGGAAAG GTTTGGAATTAGCAGAGAAATCATTCGAAGAATGGCTCCTATCGGAAATGATGCGTCTTGAGCGTCTCGAGCATCTAGCTCAGAAATTCAAGCACAAAGCTGACGCTCACGAGGAATGGACCGCAGGAAAGGAGGAGATGCTCACGTCGCAGCACTTCCGGCAATGTAAACTGAACGAACTTAAAGCCTTGAAGAAGAAACACGAAGCCTTTGAGTCCGATCTTGCAGCCCATCAGGACCGTGTGGAACAAATAGCTGCTATCGCGCAAGAACTCAA TACCTTGGAGTATCATGACAGTGCATCCGTTAACGCTAGATGCCAACGAATCTGCGATCAGTGGGATCGTCTGGGTACTCTTACTCAACGCAGACGTCAAGCATTGGACGAAGCTGAGCGTATTCTTGAAAAGATCGACGTTCTGCATTTGGAGTTTGCTAAACGAGCCGCT CCATTCAACAACTGGTTGGACGGAACCAGGGAGGATCTGGTGGATATGTTTATCGTTCACACGATGGAGGAAATTCAAGGACTAATGGATGCTCATGCTGCATTCAAAGCAACTCTTGGCGAAGCTGACAAAGAGTACAACTCGATCGTGGGATTAGTGCGCGAAGTTGAGTCGATAGTCAAACAGTTCCAAATCCCCGGTGGCCTTGAAAATCCATACACTACGCTCACCGCATTG GACCTTACGAAGAAATGGAGCGACGTTAGGCAACTCGTTCCGCAACGCGACGGTACATTGCAAGCTGAACTTCGCAAACAACAGA ATAATGAACTGCTTCGACGACAATTTGCCGAGAAGGCCAATGCCGTTGGACCATGGATAGAACGTCAATTGGATGCAGTTACAGCTATCGGTCTCGGTCTTCAG gGTACTTTGGAAGATCAATTGCACCGTTTGAAAGAGTACGAACAGGCGGTGTATCAGTACAAAGCTCACCTTGAGGAACTGGAGAAGATTCACCAAGCTATACAGGAAGGCATGATATTCGAGAACCGATACACTCAATACACGATGGAGACGTTACGTGTTGGTTGGGAACAGCTTTTGACTTCGATAAATCGTAACATCAACGAAGTCGAGAATCAAATTCTTACCAGAGATTCCAAG GGTATCACGCAGGAACAGCTCAACGAATTCCGCAGCAGTTTCAATCACTTTGACAAAAATCGAACAGGAAGATTGGCTCCCGACGAATTTAAGTCCTGCCTCGTATCTCTGGGTTACTCCGTTGGAAAGGACAGGCAAGGTGATATCGATTTCCAACGTATCCTGGCTATTGTTGATCCAAATAACTCTGGTTACGTACACTTCGACGCGTTCTTGGACTTTATGACGCGCGAGTCTACGGACACCGACACAGCCGAGCAAGTTATCGATAGCTTCCGTATACTTGCCGGAGACAAG CCGTACATATTGGCAGACGAGTTGAGGAGAGAGCTACCACCCGATCAGGCCGAATACTGCATTCAACGAATGCCACCTTACAAAGGACCTAATGCTTCTCCGGGAGCATTAGACTATCGTTCGTTCTCCACCGCTTTGTACGGTGAATCCGATTTGTAA
- the Actn gene encoding alpha actinin isoform X1 has protein sequence MNDMEAYGDGYMEPEEEWERDGLLDPAWEKQQKKTFTAWCNSHLRKAGTAIESIEDDFRNGLKLMLLLEVISGETLPRPDRGKMRFHKIANVNKALDYIASKGVKLVSIGAEEIVDGNLKMTLGMIWTIILRFAIQDISVEEMTAKEGLLLWCQRKTAPYKNVNVQNFHLSFKDGLAFCALIHRHRPDLIDYNKLSKDNPLENLNTAFDVAEKYLDIPRMLDPDDLINTPKPDERAIMTYVSCYYHAFQGAQQAETAANRICKVLKVNQENERLMEEYERLASDLLEWIRRTMPWLASRQTDNSLAGCQKKLEEYRTYRRKHKPPRVEQKAKLETNFNTLQTKLRLSNRPAYMPTEGKMVSDINKAWKGLELAEKSFEEWLLSEMMRLERLEHLAQKFKHKADAHEEWTAGKEEMLTSQHFRQCKLNELKALKKKHEAFESDLAAHQDRVEQIAAIAQELNTLEYHDSASVNARCQRICDQWDRLGTLTQRRRQALDEAERILEKIDVLHLEFAKRAAPFNNWLDGTREDLVDMFIVHTMEEIQGLMDAHAAFKATLGEADKEYNSIVGLVREVESIVKQFQIPGGLENPYTTLTALDLTKKWSDVRQLVPQRDGTLQAELRKQQNNELLRRQFAEKANAVGPWIERQLDAVTAIGLGLQGTLEDQLHRLKEYEQAVYQYKAHLEELEKIHQAIQEGMIFENRYTQYTMETLRVGWEQLLTSINRNINEVENQILTRDSKGITQEQLNEFRSSFNHFDKNRTGRLAPDEFKSCLVSLGYSVGKDRQGDIDFQRILAIVDPNNSGYVHFDAFLDFMTRESTDTDTAEQVIDSFRILAGDKPYILADELRRELPPDQAEYCIQRMPPYKGPNASPGALDYRSFSTALYGESDL, from the exons ACATTCACAGCATGGTGTAATTCTCATCTACGTAAAGCAGGAACCGCCATCGAATCCATTGAGGATGATTTTAGAAATGGGTTGAAGTTGATGTTATTGCTTGAGGTAATTTCAGGCGAAACTCTTCCAAGACCGGACAGAGGCAAAATGAGATTCCACAAGATCGCTAATGTGAACAAAGCTCTTGATTATATTGCCAGTAAAGGTGTTAAACTGGTTTCTATAGGAGCAGAGG AAATCGTGGATGGCAACCTGAAGATGACATTGGGTATGATCTGGACTATAATTCTGAGATTCGCTATCCAAGACATTTCTGTGGAAGAAATGACTGCTAAGGAGGGTCTCCTTTTATGGTGCCAACGCAAGACAGCGCCGTACAAGAACGTCAATGTTCAGAACTTCCATCTTTCGTTCAAGGATGGTTTGGCGTTCTGTGCCCTCATTCACCGTCATCGTCCTGATCTGATCGATTACAATAAACTTAGCAAGGACAATCCTCTAGAGAATTTGAACACTGCCTTCGATGTTGCTGAGAAATATCTTGACATTCCTCGCATGTTAGATCCCGATG ATTTGATCAACACACCCAAGCCAGATGAGCGTGCAATCATGACGTACGTGTCCTGCTACTACCATGCGTTCCAAGGTGCTCAGCAG GCAGAGACAGCTGCGAATAGAATTTGCAAAGTTCTGAAAGTGAATCAAGAAAATGAAAGGCTCATGGAAGAGTACGAACGCTTGGCATCCGATTTACTGGAATGGATAAGACGAACTATGCCCTGGCTGGCCAGTCGTCAAACTGATAATTCCCTTGCCGGTTGTCAGAAGAAATTGGAAGAATATAGAACGTATCGTCGAAAGCATAAGCCACCGCGCGTTGAGCAGAAGgctaaactcgaaacgaatttcaatACTTTACAAACGAAATTGAGACTGAGCAATCGACCCGCGTATATGCCAACCGAAGGAAAAATGGTCTCGGATATTAATAAAGCTTGGAAAG GTTTGGAATTAGCAGAGAAATCATTCGAAGAATGGCTCCTATCGGAAATGATGCGTCTTGAGCGTCTCGAGCATCTAGCTCAGAAATTCAAGCACAAAGCTGACGCTCACGAGGAATGGACCGCAGGAAAGGAGGAGATGCTCACGTCGCAGCACTTCCGGCAATGTAAACTGAACGAACTTAAAGCCTTGAAGAAGAAACACGAAGCCTTTGAGTCCGATCTTGCAGCCCATCAGGACCGTGTGGAACAAATAGCTGCTATCGCGCAAGAACTCAA TACCTTGGAGTATCATGACAGTGCATCCGTTAACGCTAGATGCCAACGAATCTGCGATCAGTGGGATCGTCTGGGTACTCTTACTCAACGCAGACGTCAAGCATTGGACGAAGCTGAGCGTATTCTTGAAAAGATCGACGTTCTGCATTTGGAGTTTGCTAAACGAGCCGCT CCATTCAACAACTGGTTGGACGGAACCAGGGAGGATCTGGTGGATATGTTTATCGTTCACACGATGGAGGAAATTCAAGGACTAATGGATGCTCATGCTGCATTCAAAGCAACTCTTGGCGAAGCTGACAAAGAGTACAACTCGATCGTGGGATTAGTGCGCGAAGTTGAGTCGATAGTCAAACAGTTCCAAATCCCCGGTGGCCTTGAAAATCCATACACTACGCTCACCGCATTG GACCTTACGAAGAAATGGAGCGACGTTAGGCAACTCGTTCCGCAACGCGACGGTACATTGCAAGCTGAACTTCGCAAACAACAGA ATAATGAACTGCTTCGACGACAATTTGCCGAGAAGGCCAATGCCGTTGGACCATGGATAGAACGTCAATTGGATGCAGTTACAGCTATCGGTCTCGGTCTTCAG gGTACTTTGGAAGATCAATTGCACCGTTTGAAAGAGTACGAACAGGCGGTGTATCAGTACAAAGCTCACCTTGAGGAACTGGAGAAGATTCACCAAGCTATACAGGAAGGCATGATATTCGAGAACCGATACACTCAATACACGATGGAGACGTTACGTGTTGGTTGGGAACAGCTTTTGACTTCGATAAATCGTAACATCAACGAAGTCGAGAATCAAATTCTTACCAGAGATTCCAAG GGTATCACGCAGGAACAGCTCAACGAATTCCGCAGCAGTTTCAATCACTTTGACAAAAATCGAACAGGAAGATTGGCTCCCGACGAATTTAAGTCCTGCCTCGTATCTCTGGGTTACTCCGTTGGAAAGGACAGGCAAGGTGATATCGATTTCCAACGTATCCTGGCTATTGTTGATCCAAATAACTCTGGTTACGTACACTTCGACGCGTTCTTGGACTTTATGACGCGCGAGTCTACGGACACCGACACAGCCGAGCAAGTTATCGATAGCTTCCGTATACTTGCCGGAGACAAG CCGTACATATTGGCAGACGAGTTGAGGAGAGAGCTACCACCCGATCAGGCCGAATACTGCATTCAACGAATGCCACCTTACAAAGGACCTAATGCTTCTCCGGGAGCATTAGACTATCGTTCGTTCTCCACCGCTTTGTACGGTGAATCCGATTTGTAA
- the Actn gene encoding alpha actinin isoform X3 — translation MNDMEAYGDGYMEPEEEWERDGLLDPAWEKQQKKTFTAWCNSHLRKAGTAIESIEDDFRNGLKLMLLLEVISGETLPRPDRGKMRFHKIANVNKALDYIASKGVKLVSIGAEEIVDGNLKMTLGMIWTIILRFAIQDISVEEMTAKEGLLLWCQRKTAPYKNVNVQNFHLSFKDGLAFCALIHRHRPDLIDYNKLSKDNPLENLNTAFDVAEKYLDIPRMLDPDDLINTPKPDERAIMTYVSCYYHAFQGAQQVNMRNTPKTDERAVMTYVSSYYHCFSGAQKAETAANRICKVLKVNQENERLMEEYERLASDLLEWIRRTMPWLASRQTDNSLAGCQKKLEEYRTYRRKHKPPRVEQKAKLETNFNTLQTKLRLSNRPAYMPTEGKMVSDINKAWKGLELAEKSFEEWLLSEMMRLERLEHLAQKFKHKADAHEEWTAGKEEMLTSQHFRQCKLNELKALKKKHEAFESDLAAHQDRVEQIAAIAQELNTLEYHDSASVNARCQRICDQWDRLGTLTQRRRQALDEAERILEKIDVLHLEFAKRAAPFNNWLDGTREDLVDMFIVHTMEEIQGLMDAHAAFKATLGEADKEYNSIVGLVREVESIVKQFQIPGGLENPYTTLTALDLTKKWSDVRQLVPQRDGTLQAELRKQQNNELLRRQFAEKANAVGPWIERQLDAVTAIGLGLQGTLEDQLHRLKEYEQAVYQYKAHLEELEKIHQAIQEGMIFENRYTQYTMETLRVGWEQLLTSINRNINEVENQILTRDSKGITQEQLNEFRSSFNHFDKNRTGRLAPDEFKSCLVSLGYSVGKDRQGDIDFQRILAIVDPNNSGYVHFDAFLDFMTRESTDTDTAEQVIDSFRILAGDKPYILADELRRELPPDQAEYCIQRMPPYKGPNASPGALDYRSFSTALYGESDL, via the exons ACATTCACAGCATGGTGTAATTCTCATCTACGTAAAGCAGGAACCGCCATCGAATCCATTGAGGATGATTTTAGAAATGGGTTGAAGTTGATGTTATTGCTTGAGGTAATTTCAGGCGAAACTCTTCCAAGACCGGACAGAGGCAAAATGAGATTCCACAAGATCGCTAATGTGAACAAAGCTCTTGATTATATTGCCAGTAAAGGTGTTAAACTGGTTTCTATAGGAGCAGAGG AAATCGTGGATGGCAACCTGAAGATGACATTGGGTATGATCTGGACTATAATTCTGAGATTCGCTATCCAAGACATTTCTGTGGAAGAAATGACTGCTAAGGAGGGTCTCCTTTTATGGTGCCAACGCAAGACAGCGCCGTACAAGAACGTCAATGTTCAGAACTTCCATCTTTCGTTCAAGGATGGTTTGGCGTTCTGTGCCCTCATTCACCGTCATCGTCCTGATCTGATCGATTACAATAAACTTAGCAAGGACAATCCTCTAGAGAATTTGAACACTGCCTTCGATGTTGCTGAGAAATATCTTGACATTCCTCGCATGTTAGATCCCGATG ATTTGATCAACACACCCAAGCCAGATGAGCGTGCAATCATGACGTACGTGTCCTGCTACTACCATGCGTTCCAAGGTGCTCAGCAGGTCA ATATGCGAAATACACCAAAGACTGATGAGAGGGCTGTGATGACCTACGTTTCCTCGTACTACCACTGTTTTAGCGGTGCACAAAAG GCAGAGACAGCTGCGAATAGAATTTGCAAAGTTCTGAAAGTGAATCAAGAAAATGAAAGGCTCATGGAAGAGTACGAACGCTTGGCATCCGATTTACTGGAATGGATAAGACGAACTATGCCCTGGCTGGCCAGTCGTCAAACTGATAATTCCCTTGCCGGTTGTCAGAAGAAATTGGAAGAATATAGAACGTATCGTCGAAAGCATAAGCCACCGCGCGTTGAGCAGAAGgctaaactcgaaacgaatttcaatACTTTACAAACGAAATTGAGACTGAGCAATCGACCCGCGTATATGCCAACCGAAGGAAAAATGGTCTCGGATATTAATAAAGCTTGGAAAG GTTTGGAATTAGCAGAGAAATCATTCGAAGAATGGCTCCTATCGGAAATGATGCGTCTTGAGCGTCTCGAGCATCTAGCTCAGAAATTCAAGCACAAAGCTGACGCTCACGAGGAATGGACCGCAGGAAAGGAGGAGATGCTCACGTCGCAGCACTTCCGGCAATGTAAACTGAACGAACTTAAAGCCTTGAAGAAGAAACACGAAGCCTTTGAGTCCGATCTTGCAGCCCATCAGGACCGTGTGGAACAAATAGCTGCTATCGCGCAAGAACTCAA TACCTTGGAGTATCATGACAGTGCATCCGTTAACGCTAGATGCCAACGAATCTGCGATCAGTGGGATCGTCTGGGTACTCTTACTCAACGCAGACGTCAAGCATTGGACGAAGCTGAGCGTATTCTTGAAAAGATCGACGTTCTGCATTTGGAGTTTGCTAAACGAGCCGCT CCATTCAACAACTGGTTGGACGGAACCAGGGAGGATCTGGTGGATATGTTTATCGTTCACACGATGGAGGAAATTCAAGGACTAATGGATGCTCATGCTGCATTCAAAGCAACTCTTGGCGAAGCTGACAAAGAGTACAACTCGATCGTGGGATTAGTGCGCGAAGTTGAGTCGATAGTCAAACAGTTCCAAATCCCCGGTGGCCTTGAAAATCCATACACTACGCTCACCGCATTG GACCTTACGAAGAAATGGAGCGACGTTAGGCAACTCGTTCCGCAACGCGACGGTACATTGCAAGCTGAACTTCGCAAACAACAGA ATAATGAACTGCTTCGACGACAATTTGCCGAGAAGGCCAATGCCGTTGGACCATGGATAGAACGTCAATTGGATGCAGTTACAGCTATCGGTCTCGGTCTTCAG gGTACTTTGGAAGATCAATTGCACCGTTTGAAAGAGTACGAACAGGCGGTGTATCAGTACAAAGCTCACCTTGAGGAACTGGAGAAGATTCACCAAGCTATACAGGAAGGCATGATATTCGAGAACCGATACACTCAATACACGATGGAGACGTTACGTGTTGGTTGGGAACAGCTTTTGACTTCGATAAATCGTAACATCAACGAAGTCGAGAATCAAATTCTTACCAGAGATTCCAAG GGTATCACGCAGGAACAGCTCAACGAATTCCGCAGCAGTTTCAATCACTTTGACAAAAATCGAACAGGAAGATTGGCTCCCGACGAATTTAAGTCCTGCCTCGTATCTCTGGGTTACTCCGTTGGAAAGGACAGGCAAGGTGATATCGATTTCCAACGTATCCTGGCTATTGTTGATCCAAATAACTCTGGTTACGTACACTTCGACGCGTTCTTGGACTTTATGACGCGCGAGTCTACGGACACCGACACAGCCGAGCAAGTTATCGATAGCTTCCGTATACTTGCCGGAGACAAG CCGTACATATTGGCAGACGAGTTGAGGAGAGAGCTACCACCCGATCAGGCCGAATACTGCATTCAACGAATGCCACCTTACAAAGGACCTAATGCTTCTCCGGGAGCATTAGACTATCGTTCGTTCTCCACCGCTTTGTACGGTGAATCCGATTTGTAA